One segment of Streptosporangium brasiliense DNA contains the following:
- the cobN gene encoding cobaltochelatase subunit CobN: MILLLSTSDTDLLSARASGAGYRLGNPARLAAADLPPLLDGADLVVVRLLGGRRAWEEGLDALLAGPRPVVVLGGEQAPDAELMELSTVPGGVCAEAHAYLAHGGPANLTELHRFLSDTLLLTGHGFAAPAPTPGWGVLERVARREDGPVIGVLYYRAHHVAGNTAFVETLCSAVEDAGGRALPVYCASLRSAEPGLLEVLGTVDALVVTVLAAGGTRPATASAGGDDEAWDVGALAGLDVPILQGLCLTSSRSTWEDSDDGLSPLDAATQVAIPEFDGRIITVPFSFKEIDDDGLTVYVADPERASRVAGIAVRHAALRHIPAGERRIVLMLSAYPTKHSRIGNAVGLDTPASLVRLLAVMRERGYDIGAEGELPGVTEQDGDALIHALIAAGGQDPDWLTEERLAGNPVRIAAGRYAEWYGTLPADLRAGMEEHWGPAPGELFVDSSHDPDGEIVLAALRAGNVVVMVQPPRGFGENPIAIYHDPDLPPSHHYLAAYRWLADGFGAHAVVHVGKHGNLEWLPGKSAGLSASCGPDAALGDLPLIYPFLVNDPGEGTQAKRRAHATLVDHLVPPMARADTYGDMARLEQLLDEHASIAAMDPAKLPAIRAQIWTLIQAARLDHDLGIEDRPHDAEFDDFLLHVDGWLCEVKDVQIRDGLHVLGAAPEGGTRVDLVLAMLRARQMWAGAEALPGLREALGLTEEGTAGRIGTDGAETLARALVEAMEERDWDPAAAGEATAAVLGAAPSPAQATTADSGLVERILRFAAAEVVPRLARTTDEIDAILHALDGGYVPAGPSGSPLRGLINVLPTGRNFYSVDPKAVPSRLAWETGQAMADSLLERYRADTGDWPRSVGLSVWGTSAMRTAGDDVAEVLALLGVRPVWDEASRRVTGLEAIPAAELGRPRVDVTVRISGFFRDAFPHVVALLDDAVRLAAGLEEPAELNYVRAHVLADREVHGDERRATMRIFGSRPGAYGAGLLPLIDSRNWRDDADLAEVYAVWGGFAYGRGVDGVPARQDMEAAYRRIAVAAKNVDTREHDIADSDDYFQYHGGMIATVRALTGKAPAAYIGDSTRPDAVRTRSLSEETSRIFRARVVNPRWLAAMRRHGYKGAFELAATVDYLFGYDATTGVVADWMYDRLAATYVLDQENQDFLATSNPWALHGIAERLLEAAERGMWEHPDPDVLRGLQEVYLKSEGDLEDGA, encoded by the coding sequence GTGATCCTCCTGCTCTCGACCTCCGACACCGACCTGCTCAGCGCCCGCGCGAGCGGCGCCGGCTACCGGCTGGGCAACCCCGCCCGGCTCGCCGCGGCTGACCTGCCGCCCCTTCTCGACGGCGCCGACCTGGTGGTGGTCCGGCTGCTCGGCGGCCGCCGCGCCTGGGAGGAGGGCCTGGACGCCCTGCTCGCCGGGCCCCGGCCCGTCGTCGTGCTCGGCGGTGAGCAGGCGCCCGACGCCGAGCTGATGGAGCTGTCCACCGTTCCCGGCGGGGTCTGCGCCGAGGCGCACGCCTACCTCGCCCACGGCGGCCCGGCCAATCTCACCGAGCTCCACCGGTTCCTGTCCGACACCCTGCTGCTGACCGGGCACGGGTTCGCCGCGCCCGCCCCCACCCCCGGCTGGGGGGTGCTGGAGCGCGTGGCCCGCCGTGAGGACGGGCCGGTCATCGGCGTGCTCTACTACCGGGCCCACCACGTCGCCGGGAACACCGCGTTCGTGGAGACCCTCTGCTCGGCGGTGGAGGACGCGGGAGGCCGGGCACTGCCCGTCTACTGCGCCTCGCTGCGCAGCGCGGAGCCCGGCCTGCTGGAGGTCCTCGGCACGGTGGACGCCCTGGTGGTGACCGTGCTCGCGGCCGGCGGCACCCGCCCGGCCACCGCGTCGGCCGGCGGCGACGACGAGGCCTGGGACGTCGGCGCGCTCGCCGGGCTGGACGTGCCGATCCTGCAGGGCCTGTGCCTGACGAGCAGCCGGTCCACCTGGGAGGACAGCGACGACGGCCTGTCCCCGCTCGACGCGGCGACCCAGGTCGCGATCCCCGAGTTCGACGGCCGGATCATCACGGTGCCCTTCTCCTTCAAGGAGATCGACGACGACGGGCTGACCGTCTACGTCGCCGACCCGGAGCGGGCCTCCCGGGTGGCCGGCATCGCGGTACGGCACGCCGCGCTCCGGCACATCCCGGCCGGTGAGCGGCGGATCGTGCTGATGCTGTCGGCCTATCCCACCAAGCACTCCCGGATCGGCAACGCCGTCGGCCTGGACACCCCGGCGAGCCTGGTGCGGCTGCTGGCGGTGATGCGTGAGCGGGGCTACGACATCGGCGCCGAGGGCGAACTGCCGGGCGTGACCGAGCAGGACGGCGACGCGCTGATCCACGCGCTGATCGCGGCCGGCGGGCAGGACCCCGACTGGCTCACCGAGGAGCGGCTCGCCGGCAACCCGGTGCGCATCGCGGCGGGCCGGTACGCCGAGTGGTACGGCACGCTCCCGGCGGACCTGCGCGCCGGGATGGAGGAGCACTGGGGGCCCGCGCCGGGCGAGCTGTTCGTGGACAGCTCGCACGACCCGGACGGCGAGATCGTGCTGGCCGCGCTGCGCGCCGGGAACGTCGTGGTCATGGTGCAGCCGCCGCGCGGCTTCGGCGAGAACCCCATCGCGATCTACCATGACCCCGACCTGCCGCCCAGCCACCACTACCTGGCGGCCTACCGGTGGCTGGCCGACGGCTTCGGCGCGCACGCCGTGGTGCACGTGGGCAAGCACGGCAACCTGGAGTGGCTGCCCGGCAAGTCGGCCGGGCTGTCGGCCTCCTGCGGCCCCGACGCCGCGCTCGGCGACCTGCCGCTGATCTATCCCTTCCTGGTCAACGACCCCGGCGAGGGCACCCAGGCCAAGCGCCGCGCTCACGCCACCCTGGTCGACCACCTCGTCCCGCCGATGGCCCGCGCCGACACCTACGGTGACATGGCCCGGCTGGAGCAGCTTCTCGACGAGCACGCCTCCATCGCCGCGATGGACCCGGCGAAGCTCCCCGCGATCCGCGCCCAGATCTGGACCCTGATCCAGGCCGCCCGGCTCGACCACGACCTGGGCATCGAGGACCGCCCGCACGACGCCGAGTTCGACGACTTCCTGCTGCACGTCGACGGCTGGCTGTGCGAGGTCAAGGACGTCCAGATCCGTGACGGCCTCCACGTGCTGGGCGCCGCCCCGGAGGGCGGGACCCGCGTCGACCTGGTGCTCGCGATGCTCCGGGCCCGCCAGATGTGGGCGGGCGCGGAGGCCCTCCCCGGGCTCCGCGAGGCGCTGGGCCTGACCGAGGAGGGCACGGCCGGCCGGATCGGCACGGACGGAGCCGAGACCCTCGCCCGGGCGCTGGTCGAGGCCATGGAGGAGCGGGACTGGGACCCGGCCGCCGCCGGCGAGGCGACCGCCGCCGTCCTGGGCGCGGCCCCTTCCCCGGCTCAGGCCACCACGGCCGACTCCGGGCTGGTGGAGCGGATCCTGCGGTTCGCGGCCGCCGAGGTCGTGCCCCGGCTGGCGCGGACCACCGACGAGATCGACGCGATCCTGCACGCCCTCGACGGCGGCTACGTCCCGGCCGGGCCGAGCGGGTCGCCGCTGCGCGGGCTGATCAACGTGCTCCCCACCGGCCGGAACTTCTACTCGGTCGACCCCAAGGCGGTGCCGAGCAGGCTCGCCTGGGAGACCGGGCAGGCGATGGCCGACTCCCTCCTGGAGCGCTACCGGGCCGACACCGGCGACTGGCCGCGCTCGGTCGGGCTGTCGGTGTGGGGGACCAGCGCCATGCGCACCGCCGGGGACGACGTGGCCGAGGTGCTGGCCCTGCTCGGCGTGCGGCCCGTGTGGGACGAGGCGTCCCGGCGGGTCACCGGGCTGGAGGCGATCCCCGCGGCGGAGCTCGGCCGTCCGCGGGTGGACGTCACGGTCCGGATCAGCGGCTTCTTCCGGGACGCGTTCCCGCACGTGGTGGCCCTGCTGGACGACGCGGTACGGCTGGCCGCCGGGCTGGAGGAGCCCGCGGAGCTCAACTACGTCCGGGCGCACGTGCTGGCCGACCGGGAGGTCCACGGCGACGAGCGCAGGGCCACCATGCGGATCTTCGGGTCCCGGCCCGGGGCCTACGGCGCTGGGCTGCTGCCGCTCATCGACAGCCGCAACTGGCGCGACGACGCCGACCTCGCCGAGGTCTACGCGGTGTGGGGCGGCTTCGCCTACGGCCGGGGTGTCGACGGGGTGCCCGCCAGGCAGGACATGGAGGCGGCCTACCGGCGGATCGCGGTGGCGGCCAAGAACGTCGACACCCGCGAGCACGACATCGCCGACTCCGACGACTACTTCCAGTATCACGGCGGCATGATCGCCACCGTCCGCGCCCTGACCGGGAAGGCGCCGGCCGCCTACATCGGCGACAGCACCCGCCCGGACGCGGTCCGCACCCGGAGCCTGTCGGAGGAGACCTCCAGGATCTTCCGCGCCCGGGTCGTCAACCCCCGCTGGCTGGCCGCCATGCGCAGGCACGGCTACAAGGGAGCCTTCGAACTCGCCGCCACCGTCGACTACCTGTTCGGCTACGACGCCACCACCGGCGTGGTCGCCGACTGGATGTACGACAGACTGGCCGCGACCTACGTGCTGGACCAGGAGAACCAGGACTTCCTGGCCACGTCCAACCCGTGGGCGCTGCACGGCATCGCCGAGCGCCTGCTGGAGGCGGCGGAGCGGGGCATGTGGGAGCATCCCGACCCCGACGTCCTGCGCGGCCTCCAGGAGGTCTACCTCAAGTCCGAGGGAGATCTGGAGGACGGCGCCTGA
- a CDS encoding TetR/AcrR family transcriptional regulator, giving the protein MTRPSDTKTRIQAVARELFLEQGVQNTSLKQISDRLGITKPALYYHFESREDLVRSIIQPLIDDLERFVAEREPGDGRRLLEDYFDLVWRHREVIMMVLHAPATLVELDLMDRMWAWRKRLTTLLLGPTPSNAARIHTTVALGGMSDCVVEHADLPFDEVKAAAVEAALTVLAI; this is encoded by the coding sequence ATGACGAGGCCTTCGGACACCAAGACGCGCATCCAGGCGGTGGCCCGCGAGCTCTTCCTGGAGCAGGGCGTGCAGAACACCAGCCTGAAGCAGATCTCCGACCGGCTCGGCATCACCAAACCGGCCCTCTACTACCACTTCGAGTCGAGGGAAGACCTGGTCAGAAGCATCATCCAGCCGCTCATCGACGATCTGGAGAGATTCGTGGCCGAGCGCGAGCCCGGAGACGGGCGGCGGCTGCTCGAAGACTACTTCGACCTCGTCTGGCGGCACCGGGAAGTGATCATGATGGTCCTGCACGCGCCCGCCACGCTGGTCGAGCTCGACCTGATGGACCGGATGTGGGCGTGGCGCAAGCGGTTGACCACGCTCCTGCTCGGCCCCACTCCCTCCAACGCCGCGCGGATCCACACGACCGTGGCGCTCGGCGGCATGTCGGACTGCGTGGTGGAACACGCCGACCTTCCGTTCGACGAGGTCAAGGCCGCCGCCGTGGAAGCAGCGCTGACCGTCCTCGCCATCTGA
- a CDS encoding FAD-dependent monooxygenase: MRILISGASVAGPVLAYWLNSYGSAVTVVERAPALRKAGGHAVDLFRPAMDIIDKMGLIEPVQARKTGTEWLSFRTENGDRPHGLEVGKLMSVVSDRHVEIMRDDLGEILYEATRHDVEYLFGDSIAAMAETADGVDVTFERGPARRFDLVIGADGLHSNVRRLVFGEESRFSTWIGAYLAVMSIPNYLGLRDRMDGITGVNRMVGVYGGAHMDDARAVFMFRPAAELDYHYRDVDRQKELLRRQFAGMGWEVPRLLGEELERASTFYFDSVTQLRMDTWSRGRVSLVGDAGYCPGPAVGGSTSLAVVGAYVLAGELAEARGDHTRAFPAYEREIGDYVRRSRTFAVGAAKRLIPDTRLGLWGLIQGVRLVNHVPTPIARALVGLGGRGVRLHDEVAVKDYPRGSVVRTDATG, encoded by the coding sequence ATGCGCATCCTCATCTCCGGCGCCAGTGTCGCCGGTCCCGTCCTGGCCTACTGGCTCAACAGCTACGGCTCCGCCGTCACCGTGGTGGAGCGGGCCCCCGCGCTGCGCAAGGCGGGCGGACACGCGGTCGACCTGTTCCGCCCGGCGATGGACATCATCGACAAGATGGGCCTGATCGAGCCGGTCCAGGCCAGGAAGACCGGCACCGAGTGGCTCTCGTTCCGCACGGAGAACGGCGATCGCCCGCACGGACTGGAAGTCGGCAAGCTGATGAGCGTCGTGTCCGACCGGCACGTCGAGATCATGCGGGACGACCTGGGGGAGATCCTCTACGAGGCCACCCGGCACGACGTGGAATACCTCTTCGGCGACTCCATCGCCGCCATGGCCGAGACCGCCGACGGCGTCGACGTCACCTTCGAGCGAGGTCCCGCCCGCAGGTTCGACCTGGTGATCGGGGCCGACGGACTGCATTCCAACGTCCGGCGCCTGGTCTTCGGAGAGGAGTCGCGCTTCTCCACCTGGATCGGGGCCTACCTGGCGGTCATGTCGATCCCCAACTACCTGGGGCTGCGCGACCGCATGGACGGGATCACGGGTGTGAACAGGATGGTGGGCGTGTACGGCGGAGCGCACATGGACGACGCCCGTGCGGTCTTCATGTTCCGCCCCGCCGCCGAGCTCGACTACCACTACCGGGACGTCGACCGGCAGAAGGAGCTGCTGCGCCGGCAGTTCGCCGGGATGGGCTGGGAGGTGCCCCGCCTGCTGGGCGAGGAGCTGGAGCGCGCCTCGACGTTCTACTTCGACTCGGTCACCCAGCTGCGCATGGACACCTGGTCCCGGGGACGGGTGAGCCTGGTCGGCGACGCCGGCTACTGCCCGGGCCCCGCGGTCGGCGGCAGCACCAGCCTGGCCGTCGTGGGCGCCTACGTCCTGGCCGGCGAGCTGGCCGAGGCCCGCGGCGACCACACGCGGGCGTTCCCGGCCTACGAGCGGGAGATCGGCGACTACGTGCGGCGCAGCCGTACCTTCGCCGTCGGCGCCGCCAAGCGGCTCATCCCCGACACCCGCCTGGGCCTGTGGGGCCTGATCCAGGGAGTGCGGCTGGTCAACCACGTCCCCACGC